A region of Vibrio tubiashii ATCC 19109 DNA encodes the following proteins:
- a CDS encoding class II glutamine amidotransferase: MCRWLAYQGESIYLDELVYEPEHSLVHQSLEARKAVTRVNADGFGLGWYTERDTPGQFHEVLPAWGDENLRSLTHHIRSHRFMAHVRSSTGTQVSRSNCHPFISENWMFLHNGQIGGFEQVKFELERQLCESLFLKRMGTTDSELIFLLMLQNGLKQNPVEAIRNTLSMISNLMTDKQIEEPLKASICVSDGNQFWAVRYSSDQEAPTVFIKQDGANVVLASEPLEKSPEWKKVSPQTILNICLDKVDSYAI, encoded by the coding sequence ATGTGTCGATGGTTAGCCTATCAAGGAGAGTCAATTTATCTCGATGAGTTGGTTTATGAACCGGAACACTCATTGGTTCATCAGAGTTTAGAGGCACGTAAGGCGGTCACAAGAGTGAATGCTGACGGCTTTGGGCTGGGTTGGTACACTGAGCGAGATACGCCTGGACAATTTCACGAAGTGCTTCCTGCATGGGGAGATGAAAACCTTCGCTCACTTACTCATCATATTCGTTCTCATCGTTTTATGGCACATGTGCGATCATCGACAGGCACACAAGTCTCACGGTCTAATTGCCATCCTTTTATCAGTGAAAACTGGATGTTTCTCCACAATGGTCAGATTGGAGGTTTTGAGCAGGTTAAATTTGAGTTGGAACGTCAACTGTGTGAGTCGCTGTTTCTGAAACGTATGGGGACGACAGACAGCGAGTTAATCTTTCTGCTTATGTTGCAAAATGGCTTAAAGCAGAACCCTGTTGAAGCGATTAGAAACACTTTATCAATGATCAGTAACCTTATGACTGACAAGCAAATTGAGGAGCCGTTAAAAGCTTCAATTTGTGTTTCGGATGGCAATCAGTTTTGGGCAGTTCGTTATAGCTCAGATCAAGAAGCTCCAACGGTTTTTATCAAACAAGATGGCGCGAATGTTGTTTTGGCTTCAGAGCCGTTAGAAAAAAGCCCCGAATGGAAAAAAGTGAGCCCTCAGACGATTCTAAATATCTGCTTAGACAAAGTGGATTCATACGCTATTTAA
- a CDS encoding Lrp/AsnC family transcriptional regulator, whose product MDKFDRQIIDILKLNARESVSDIARKVNLSRTAVTARIQKLEHEKVILGYHADVAKTENKELIKAYLALKFDMSSSTQYCETYADLIYQIDGVKWCHAISGETDMMLYVEVDSMTRLNAIRDELQKIPELRHLMTHTVLNEFFNTLNT is encoded by the coding sequence ATGGACAAATTTGATCGGCAAATCATAGACATTCTAAAACTTAACGCTCGGGAGAGTGTGAGTGATATCGCTAGAAAAGTGAATCTGTCACGCACGGCAGTAACGGCGAGAATTCAAAAGCTCGAACATGAAAAAGTAATCCTTGGCTATCATGCTGATGTGGCGAAAACTGAGAACAAAGAACTGATCAAAGCCTATCTCGCCCTTAAGTTTGATATGTCGAGCTCGACTCAGTACTGCGAAACCTATGCCGATCTGATTTATCAGATTGATGGCGTAAAATGGTGTCATGCGATTAGCGGAGAAACTGACATGATGCTGTACGTCGAAGTTGATTCAATGACTCGGCTGAATGCCATTCGGGACGAATTGCAAAAGATTCCAGAGTTGCGTCATCTGATGACTCACACTGTACTTAATGAATTCTTTAATACGCTAAACACATAG
- a CDS encoding substrate-binding periplasmic protein: MVQRLWVLSLCLLSFFSYGKETLRIVYYDSFPPYSYINAAGEMEGILVDIAKEVLEKQMDLEVSHEGYPWSRAQRMVFNGQADAFITVPTPERLNYVNVAKEPVFSAPINLFTYKNHAHLDKLEQVSRIEDLKEFVILDYVGNGWGNENFPQDSYTRVIESDLSIALQMLAKKKGDVVAVDKVVAEFLLSKHDRRNLITELPVTLTVAPFALCISKTSQFVTILEEFSEQVLAFRQQGGEREILAKYK; encoded by the coding sequence ATGGTTCAAAGGTTATGGGTTTTGTCTTTGTGTTTGCTAAGCTTTTTTTCCTACGGGAAAGAGACGCTGAGAATTGTCTATTATGACTCCTTCCCGCCATATTCCTATATCAATGCAGCCGGCGAGATGGAAGGGATACTGGTAGACATAGCAAAAGAAGTACTGGAAAAACAGATGGATCTTGAAGTGTCACACGAAGGCTATCCGTGGAGTCGTGCGCAAAGGATGGTGTTCAACGGTCAAGCCGATGCGTTTATCACAGTACCGACGCCAGAGCGGCTGAATTACGTCAATGTTGCAAAAGAGCCTGTATTTAGCGCGCCAATCAACCTATTTACCTACAAAAATCATGCGCATCTGGATAAGTTAGAGCAAGTGTCTCGCATTGAAGACTTGAAGGAATTCGTGATTCTAGATTATGTCGGAAATGGTTGGGGGAACGAAAATTTCCCCCAAGACTCTTACACTAGAGTGATCGAGTCAGATCTCTCTATCGCATTACAAATGCTCGCTAAGAAAAAAGGAGATGTTGTAGCCGTTGATAAAGTCGTGGCTGAATTTCTCTTATCTAAGCATGATCGACGCAACTTGATCACTGAGCTTCCCGTGACTTTAACTGTAGCACCTTTTGCGCTGTGTATTTCCAAAACATCTCAGTTCGTCACGATACTTGAGGAATTTTCCGAGCAAGTGTTGGCATTTCGCCAGCAAGGCGGAGAACGAGAAATACTGGCCAAGTATAAGTAG
- the yjeH gene encoding L-methionine/branched-chain amino acid transporter, producing the protein MSELKKEITLLSGIGQLSTTLLGTGLFMVPAIAAGIAGHASLWAWLILFVAICPIALTFAQLGKRYPSAGGTAYFVRKAFNSKLEKSVAWLFLSVVPVGVPAAIALAAGFLQQLMPESINSPLFAQLLTVTLLIGVNLAGTKSSGRLQTIIALSIFALITAFWWKGDFSSQDLILPPLSGDSLWSVGLALGVMFWCFVGIEAFAHMGEEFKNPQRDFPIAIVIGCFIAGATYWICSIIVLKMGAYGSPMFDSTSIPWISENLFGPEFKALISIVGFGACFASVNLYTQSLSRMVWAQAKEYSPNSALARLSIKGVPANATFVVGGVALVSCVAGELSGLDLEFFLKLANGIFVLVYLLAMLAAYKLLTGLSRYLAAVSLLLCSAVFVCLGWSMLYAVTVFALLSLPWRKSHTANGSNNI; encoded by the coding sequence ATGAGTGAGCTGAAAAAAGAGATAACATTGCTATCTGGCATCGGCCAATTATCGACAACGCTGTTAGGGACAGGGCTGTTTATGGTGCCAGCAATAGCAGCAGGTATCGCGGGGCATGCGTCCCTTTGGGCATGGTTAATCCTATTTGTTGCAATCTGCCCTATTGCACTCACTTTCGCCCAGCTTGGTAAACGTTACCCGAGTGCTGGTGGTACCGCTTACTTTGTCCGTAAGGCATTTAACTCCAAACTTGAAAAAAGCGTCGCATGGTTGTTTCTTAGTGTCGTTCCGGTCGGTGTACCTGCTGCCATTGCGTTAGCGGCTGGATTTTTGCAGCAGCTGATGCCTGAAAGCATCAACTCTCCTTTATTTGCCCAATTGCTCACCGTGACTTTGCTTATTGGCGTGAATCTCGCTGGAACCAAATCTTCAGGCAGGTTACAAACCATTATTGCCTTGTCTATTTTTGCTCTTATCACGGCGTTCTGGTGGAAAGGCGACTTTAGTTCTCAGGATTTAATCTTGCCGCCTCTTAGTGGTGATAGCCTGTGGTCTGTCGGGTTAGCATTAGGTGTCATGTTTTGGTGTTTTGTTGGGATAGAAGCGTTCGCCCATATGGGAGAAGAGTTTAAGAACCCTCAAAGAGACTTCCCTATTGCGATTGTGATTGGCTGTTTTATCGCAGGGGCGACTTACTGGATATGTTCAATCATAGTGTTAAAGATGGGCGCTTACGGTTCGCCTATGTTCGATAGCACATCAATTCCTTGGATCTCTGAAAATCTGTTTGGTCCAGAGTTCAAAGCCTTAATCAGTATCGTGGGTTTTGGGGCATGCTTTGCTAGTGTAAATCTCTACACTCAAAGCTTATCTCGCATGGTATGGGCACAGGCTAAGGAATACAGCCCAAATAGCGCGCTCGCTAGACTATCGATTAAAGGTGTCCCGGCAAATGCGACCTTTGTTGTTGGCGGTGTGGCTCTGGTTTCTTGTGTCGCGGGTGAGTTGTCAGGTTTGGATTTGGAGTTCTTTCTCAAGCTCGCCAATGGAATATTTGTTTTGGTCTACCTTCTAGCGATGCTTGCAGCCTACAAGCTACTCACAGGATTGAGTCGATACCTTGCTGCGGTTTCTTTGCTTCTCTGCTCGGCTGTGTTTGTGTGCCTTGGTTGGTCGATGCTCTACGCTGTCACCGTCTTCGCGCTACTTAGTTTACCGTGGAGAAAGTCACACACGGCGAACGGCTCAAATAACATATGA